The following nucleotide sequence is from Posidoniimonas corsicana.
AGATCGCGGTCAACGCCTAGTCATCGTCATCGTCGTCGTCCCCGCCCAGCGGCAGCCCAGGCAAGAGATCGTCCAGCACGTCGCCTATCGCGTCGCCCAGCCCGCCGGCCAGGTCCGCGGCGACGCTTTTCGTGGCGGCGGCGGCCTTGGCCTTGGCGTCCTTGCCGCTCTTCGCCTCGCGGGTGATGGACACCACCTTGATGACGTCTTCGCCGAGGAAGAACTTGGGCGTCATGTAGAAGTTGTCGGTGGTCAGCGGCACGCAGACGCCGACCGTGATCATGTCGGTTTCGGGATTGATCTCGTCCGGCTTGACGATCACGCGGGCGGAGCGGATGCCCAGCGGCTGCAGCTCGGCGAACGCCGCCTCCTTCACGTCCTTGGCCGTGGCGCCGGAGACAATCCCCTTGCGGGCGCCCTCGGTCGCGCTGATCGCCGCGGTGTGCAGCAGCATGTTGGCGCGGCTGAACTCGATGCCGGCGAACACCAGCATCAGCAGGATCGGCGCGGTGAGCGCGAACTCGACGATCGTGGCGCCACGCCGCCGGACGGCGTAGTGGGCGCGGGGGGGGTAGCGGTGCTTCGGCATGGGTGCGGCGTGGGTCAGTTGGTGATTTGCGA
It contains:
- a CDS encoding TadE/TadG family type IV pilus assembly protein, whose protein sequence is MPKHRYPPRAHYAVRRRGATIVEFALTAPILLMLVFAGIEFSRANMLLHTAAISATEGARKGIVSGATAKDVKEAAFAELQPLGIRSARVIVKPDEINPETDMITVGVCVPLTTDNFYMTPKFFLGEDVIKVVSITREAKSGKDAKAKAAAATKSVAADLAGGLGDAIGDVLDDLLPGLPLGGDDDDDDD